The Ornithodoros turicata isolate Travis chromosome 9, ASM3712646v1, whole genome shotgun sequence genome includes a region encoding these proteins:
- the LOC135368736 gene encoding transcription factor Atoh8-like: METVPDALSSDDSGVYVAPSSRRNKRKSSEPRRRREVLKLKSSSPAWNESDSEAERPSSGDSGIRADDKVPVVADLNEAPRKRAMRQSVIDPVVLECSPSFAGVKQGCSVDLEGRTRKTPSPGRGDRRTVGRKEDPARSIACLPKKRPYEAQEVGASLSNVPGSGAIDTCLDLTAHRTPLAIPKKSSSRPSSSSSKDSQLGTTDFTLSTKPSTSASPVNTTVLSRTTRVAPVPSASGAIESPYTCRLISPGTANSSGMSSSPEPSPLPHTSAAGPSFSTFSSAPFPEASTESYHASRSRKGYATQGERPFDASDIELIPRTAMRSNQEEARCSPAKKTGNGMSRQRRIEANARERTRVHTISAAFEALRRAVPAYADNQKLSKLAILRIAAAYIVALARLNDRDYSCDQRAPSFAECIEVCTRTIQMEGKARRRPRESLDLSS, from the coding sequence ATGGAGACCGTGCCCGACGCACTTTCGAGCGACGACAGCGGTGTCTACGTCGCTCCTTCATCGCGGAGGAATAAACGAAAGTCCAGCGAACCTCGGAGACGTCGCGAGGTCCTCAAGCTGAAGTCGTCTTCCCCGGCGTGGAATGAAAGCGACTCTGAGGCGGAGCGACCCAGCAGCGGTGACAGCGGGATCCGCGCAGATGACAAAGTACCTGTCGTTGCTGATCTTAACGAAGCACCTCGAAAGAGAGCGATGCGGCAGTCTGTGATTGATCCCGTGGTCTTAGAATGTTCTCCGTCGTTTGCGGGCGTGAAACAGGGTTGTTCCGTCGACCTGGAAGGACGGACGAGGAAGACGCCTTCACCGGGACGCGGGGACCGGAGGACCGTTGGTAGGAAAGAAGATCCCGCACGGTCAATCGCATGCTTGCCTAAGAAGCGACCTTATGAAGCGCAGGAAGTTGGAGCAAGCCTGTCGAATGTGCCGGGAAGTGGGGCGATAGATACATGTCTGGACCTCACGGCACACCGTACTCCTCTTGCCATACCTAAAAAATCTTCATCTCGCCCTTCTAGTTCTAGTTCCAAAGACTCGCAATTAGGTACGACAGATTTTACGCTCTCGACGAAGCCTTCGACATCAGCTTCACCCGTTAACACTACCGTATTATCACGGACGACCCGCGTAGCCCCCGTTCCTTCTGCGAGTGGTGCCATAGAGTCCCCGTACACATGCCGGCTGATCTCCCCCGGAACAGCTAACTCCTCAGGAATGTCATCATCACCAGAGCCGTCGCCGTTACCCCACACGAGTGCGGCCGGCCCGTCATTTTCGACATTCTCCTCTGCACCGTTTCCAGAGGCATCGACAGAATCCTATCACGCATCTAGATCAAGAAAGGGCTACGCAACGCAGGGCGAACGTCCATTTGACGCCAGCGACATCGAACTCATTCCCAGGACAGCAATGAGATCAAATCAGGAAGAAGCACGCTGTTCTCCCGCGAAGAAGACAGGCAACGGCATGTCGAGGCAACGCCGCATTGAAGCCAACGCTCGGGAACGGACGCGCGTTCACACAATCAGTGCGGCATTTGAAGCTCTGCGGCGTGCGGTGCCCGCATATGCGGACAACCAGAAACTGAGTAAATTGGCCATTTTGCGGATTGCTGCGGCTTACATTGTGGCTCTGGCACGCTTGAACGATCGTGACTATTCGTGCGACCAGCGAGCACCGTCTTTTGCGGAGTGCATCGAAGTGTGTACCAGGACGATTCAAATGGAAGGCAAGGCCAGGAGAAGACCAAGG